A portion of the Liberibacter crescens BT-1 genome contains these proteins:
- the sdhD gene encoding succinate dehydrogenase, hydrophobic membrane anchor protein, which translates to MDMRSPLGKVLGLGSAKDGTTHFWHQRLTSIAILPFVIFFMAFMLIYSNASYDEVVSVLSDPFVFIIMVLGLGTVFFHMKLGMQVIIEDYIHSKLLRYSLIIMNTFFVFLMTAFSFFCLIKILFMR; encoded by the coding sequence ATGGATATGCGTAGCCCTTTAGGGAAAGTACTTGGCTTGGGTTCTGCAAAGGATGGAACAACCCATTTTTGGCATCAGCGCCTTACATCAATTGCTATACTTCCTTTTGTCATTTTTTTTATGGCATTCATGCTTATCTATAGCAATGCTTCTTACGATGAGGTTGTGTCCGTTCTTTCTGATCCATTTGTTTTTATTATAATGGTTTTGGGTTTGGGTACGGTGTTCTTTCATATGAAATTGGGAATGCAGGTTATTATTGAGGATTATATTCATTCCAAGCTTTTGAGATATAGCTTGATTATTATGAATACATTTTTTGTTTTTTTAATGACAGCGTTTTCCTTTTTTTGTCTTATAAAAATTTTATTCATGCGGTAG
- a CDS encoding succinate dehydrogenase iron-sulfur subunit — translation MVELSLPKNSRIKEGKTWNKPVNAKSLREYRIYRWSPDDQENPRIDTYYVDVDDCGPMVLDGLLYIKNKIDPTLTLRRSCREGICGSCGMNIDGTNTLACTKEMKDVKGSIKIYPLPHMSVVKDLVIDMTHFYAQHRSIEPWLKTVSPAPANEWFQSHEDRQKLDGLYECIMCACCSTSCPSYWWNGDRYLGPAILLQAYRWLIDSRDEAKGERLDNIEDPFRLYRCHTIMNCAQACPKGLNPAKAIAEIKIMMLDRRV, via the coding sequence ATGGTTGAGCTTTCACTGCCAAAAAATTCCCGTATCAAGGAAGGTAAAACGTGGAATAAACCTGTTAATGCAAAGTCGTTGCGTGAATATCGTATTTATCGCTGGAGTCCTGATGATCAGGAAAATCCAAGGATTGATACATATTATGTCGATGTCGATGATTGCGGTCCTATGGTTCTTGATGGCTTGCTGTATATCAAGAACAAGATTGATCCGACCTTGACGTTGCGTCGTTCCTGTCGTGAGGGCATTTGTGGTTCCTGTGGCATGAATATTGATGGAACGAATACTTTGGCATGCACCAAGGAAATGAAAGACGTAAAGGGGTCTATTAAAATTTATCCTCTTCCGCATATGTCGGTTGTTAAAGATCTTGTGATTGATATGACGCATTTTTATGCCCAACATCGTTCAATTGAGCCCTGGCTTAAAACGGTATCTCCTGCTCCTGCCAATGAATGGTTCCAGAGTCATGAAGATCGACAGAAGCTTGATGGTCTTTATGAATGTATTATGTGTGCCTGTTGTTCAACTTCTTGTCCAAGTTATTGGTGGAATGGCGATCGTTATCTTGGTCCTGCCATATTGCTACAGGCATATCGTTGGTTGATTGATTCGCGGGACGAAGCCAAGGGAGAACGTCTTGATAACATTGAAGACCCTTTCCGTCTTTATCGTTGTCATACTATTATGAATTGTGCCCAGGCTTGTCCTAAAGGACTCAATCCTGCCAAGGCGATTGCTGAAATAAAGATTATGATGCTCGATCGTCGGGTTTAA
- the zapE gene encoding cell division protein ZapE — MCCLLASSRSIRSVLDERIQSGDLKVDSCQDDVVVLFDDVLESLRERDRLNHKFSNLYHFFFRCCYGHKQVKGIYVYGDVGCGKTMLMDLFFKLAPVHKKRRVHFHEFMAEIQDRIAVHRRKYQTGTRQDPDPVLSVAASIAHEAALLCFDEFVVTNIADAMILSRLFTELFRRGCVVVATSNVAPHDLYRDGINRDIFMPFITVLEKNITVVSLDSGIDYRREGLFSFPLYMFPLDDSTQEAMDKAWNSVTGKHACVPSDILVKGHRVHVPVACRQAARFSFADLCDRSLAAGDFLEITSRFNTVFIDSVPVLSNDRRDQVKRFIMLVDALYNSKVRLVMSAAVAIDHLFPFGKGVEGFEFNRTASRLFEMCRNGYVARHEALNKYI, encoded by the coding sequence ATGTGTTGTTTATTGGCTTCTTCTCGCAGTATCAGGTCTGTTCTTGATGAACGGATCCAGTCCGGCGACTTAAAGGTTGATTCTTGTCAGGATGACGTTGTTGTTCTTTTTGATGATGTTTTGGAATCCTTGCGTGAGAGAGATAGGCTCAATCATAAATTCAGCAATCTCTATCATTTTTTCTTTCGATGCTGTTATGGTCACAAACAGGTAAAAGGGATTTACGTTTACGGTGATGTCGGGTGTGGCAAAACCATGCTGATGGATCTTTTTTTCAAGCTTGCTCCTGTTCATAAAAAACGCAGGGTTCATTTTCATGAATTTATGGCTGAGATTCAAGATCGTATTGCGGTTCATCGCCGCAAATATCAAACGGGCACACGGCAGGATCCAGACCCTGTGCTATCGGTTGCTGCTTCTATAGCTCATGAGGCAGCATTGTTATGTTTTGATGAATTTGTCGTTACGAATATTGCTGATGCGATGATTTTATCACGATTATTTACAGAATTATTCAGGCGAGGATGTGTTGTGGTTGCCACTTCTAATGTAGCACCCCATGATCTTTACCGTGATGGAATCAATCGCGATATTTTTATGCCTTTTATTACAGTGCTTGAGAAAAATATTACGGTTGTATCGCTTGATTCTGGTATAGATTACCGACGTGAAGGATTGTTTTCCTTTCCTCTTTATATGTTTCCTCTTGATGATTCAACTCAAGAGGCAATGGATAAGGCGTGGAATTCTGTAACCGGCAAACATGCCTGTGTTCCTTCTGATATTCTTGTCAAAGGTCATAGGGTTCATGTTCCTGTTGCCTGCAGGCAGGCAGCACGTTTTTCTTTTGCGGATCTGTGCGACAGGTCTTTGGCTGCAGGTGACTTTCTGGAAATCACCTCTCGTTTCAATACTGTTTTTATTGATTCGGTTCCTGTGCTGAGCAATGATCGACGTGATCAGGTTAAACGATTTATTATGCTTGTTGATGCTCTTTATAATAGCAAGGTTCGTTTGGTCATGTCAGCAGCGGTAGCCATTGATCATCTTTTTCCTTTTGGAAAAGGTGTTGAGGGGTTTGAGTTTAACAGAACAGCCTCGCGATTATTTGAAATGTGTCGAAATGGATATGTTGCTAGACATGAGGCACTGAATAAATATATATAA
- a CDS encoding NAD(P)H-dependent glycerol-3-phosphate dehydrogenase — MKHHPFVCVIGAGAFGTALASVISSSGNASVVLLGRQKELILQLTKTRIHQKSLPGIVLSDSLGFSTDHEILQKADIVLFAMPSKDYSHAVDCYGPWIRNTADIIVCAKGFDHESGLLLSDILEKRLPSHSVSVLSGPGFASDIARELPVGMVLASENMEKSRSLCRLLSYSCFNLYPSDDRTGVQLAGALKNIIAIACGLIEGACLGESARALVISHGLAEISRLVRAAGGCPDTVHGLSGLGDLVLTATSHQSRNLRFGISLGKGFCPERNSGLLVEGVYAASLALKMAARFNIKMFMTEIISSLVEGSLSVDEALKALTTKIVSRE, encoded by the coding sequence ATGAAACATCACCCTTTTGTTTGTGTTATCGGTGCTGGTGCTTTTGGAACAGCCCTGGCCAGCGTGATCTCTTCATCCGGGAATGCTTCTGTTGTTTTGCTCGGACGCCAGAAAGAGCTGATCCTTCAGCTGACAAAAACACGAATTCATCAGAAGTCTTTGCCTGGGATTGTCCTGTCTGATTCCTTAGGATTTTCTACGGATCATGAAATTTTGCAAAAGGCGGATATTGTTCTTTTTGCCATGCCTTCCAAGGATTACAGTCACGCTGTCGATTGTTACGGGCCGTGGATCAGGAATACAGCAGATATTATTGTTTGTGCCAAGGGATTTGATCATGAGAGCGGTTTGCTATTAAGTGACATTCTGGAGAAAAGATTGCCTTCTCATTCTGTTTCTGTTCTTTCCGGGCCAGGATTTGCCAGTGATATTGCTCGTGAGTTGCCGGTCGGGATGGTTCTGGCTTCGGAAAACATGGAAAAATCCAGGAGTCTTTGCAGGCTTCTGTCGTATTCCTGCTTTAATCTGTATCCTTCTGATGACCGGACAGGTGTGCAATTGGCTGGGGCTTTAAAAAATATCATTGCGATTGCCTGCGGACTTATAGAAGGGGCATGTCTTGGTGAATCGGCCCGCGCTCTGGTGATATCGCACGGGTTGGCAGAAATTTCCAGACTGGTCAGGGCAGCAGGCGGTTGTCCTGATACGGTTCATGGCTTGTCTGGACTTGGTGATCTCGTGTTGACGGCCACAAGTCATCAGTCCCGTAATTTGCGATTCGGGATTTCTCTTGGAAAAGGGTTTTGTCCGGAAAGAAACAGCGGCCTTCTTGTTGAAGGGGTTTATGCGGCTTCGCTTGCTCTCAAAATGGCTGCCCGTTTTAATATTAAAATGTTTATGACGGAGATCATATCCTCTCTTGTCGAAGGCAGTCTTTCTGTTGATGAAGCCTTGAAAGCCTTGACAACGAAAATTGTATCCAGAGAATAA
- a CDS encoding EVE domain-containing protein: protein MAYWLLKSEPSQWSWEMQQSRGDTGEEWSGVRNYQARNNMRSMCVGDKCFFYHSNHGREIVGIVEVIVPAHHDSTAEENSVWDCVDVRAICSMPVPVSLASVRKNPELQKMSLVTSSRLSVQPVTEKEYRIICRMGGIMEPPL from the coding sequence ATGGCATATTGGCTTTTAAAGTCTGAACCCTCTCAATGGTCCTGGGAGATGCAACAATCCAGGGGCGATACAGGAGAAGAATGGAGTGGGGTGCGTAATTATCAGGCTCGTAACAATATGCGTTCCATGTGCGTTGGTGACAAGTGTTTCTTTTATCATTCCAATCATGGACGTGAAATTGTCGGTATTGTTGAGGTCATTGTTCCCGCTCACCATGATTCGACAGCAGAAGAGAATTCTGTCTGGGATTGTGTCGATGTGCGCGCAATATGCAGCATGCCTGTTCCTGTCAGTCTTGCCAGCGTCAGGAAAAATCCTGAACTTCAAAAAATGTCTCTGGTGACTTCTTCCCGGCTTTCTGTTCAACCCGTTACTGAAAAGGAATATAGGATTATATGTCGTATGGGAGGGATCATGGAACCTCCTCTTTGA
- the mdh gene encoding malate dehydrogenase yields MVLNKIALIGSGMIGGTLAHLAALKELGEIVLLDLDDSIPRGKALDISQSASVEGFNPFLQGTKDYAAVEGADVCIVTAGVARKPIMSRDDLLNINLEVMEKVGAGIKKYAPDSFVICITNPLDAMVWALQKFSGLPHHKVVGMAGVLDSARFRFFLAQEFNVAVEDVTATVLGGHGDTMVPLLRYSSVGGISIPDLVKMGWSTDEKIQSIVQRTRDGGAEIVNLLKNTSAYYAPASSAISMAESYLKNKKRLLPCAAYLSGQYNVNDFYVGVPVIIGAGGVEKIVELELTVDEQNSFQKSVKSVISLCERCLNLSSSLV; encoded by the coding sequence ATGGTCTTAAATAAGATTGCTCTTATAGGTTCTGGAATGATAGGAGGAACACTTGCCCATCTTGCTGCTTTAAAAGAGCTTGGGGAAATTGTTCTTTTAGATCTTGATGATTCCATTCCGCGGGGAAAAGCTCTTGATATTTCCCAGTCTGCTTCTGTTGAAGGGTTTAATCCTTTTTTACAAGGGACTAAGGATTATGCTGCTGTTGAAGGGGCTGACGTATGCATTGTTACGGCAGGAGTTGCGCGTAAACCAATCATGAGTCGTGATGATTTATTGAATATTAATCTCGAGGTGATGGAAAAGGTAGGTGCAGGAATTAAAAAATATGCTCCTGATTCCTTTGTCATTTGCATTACAAATCCTCTTGATGCCATGGTTTGGGCCTTGCAAAAATTTTCTGGATTGCCGCATCATAAAGTTGTTGGCATGGCTGGTGTTCTTGATTCTGCACGATTCCGTTTTTTCCTGGCACAGGAATTTAATGTTGCTGTTGAAGATGTCACGGCTACAGTTCTTGGAGGGCATGGCGATACGATGGTGCCTCTTTTGAGATATTCTTCTGTAGGAGGTATTTCTATTCCGGATCTTGTGAAGATGGGTTGGAGCACTGACGAAAAGATCCAGAGTATTGTGCAAAGAACACGTGATGGTGGTGCCGAGATTGTGAATCTGCTGAAGAATACTTCTGCTTATTATGCTCCTGCATCCTCTGCAATTTCCATGGCTGAATCCTATTTAAAGAATAAAAAACGTCTTTTGCCTTGCGCTGCGTATCTTTCTGGTCAATATAATGTTAATGATTTTTATGTAGGAGTTCCAGTAATTATTGGTGCAGGAGGTGTTGAGAAAATTGTTGAACTGGAATTGACGGTTGATGAGCAGAATTCATTTCAGAAATCAGTCAAGTCTGTCATCAGTCTTTGTGAAAGATGTCTTAATCTTTCTTCTTCTTTGGTATAA
- the tsaD gene encoding tRNA (adenosine(37)-N6)-threonylcarbamoyltransferase complex transferase subunit TsaD, which translates to MVKRNIVLGIESSCDETATAIIACPVDGQAEILADIILSQSEKHSAYGGVVPEIAARAHVEVLDGLIAQALSHAGVKIADMDAIAVTAGPGLVGGLIVGLMTAKSIAYAARKPLYAINHLEGHVLTARLLDRIHFPYLTLLVSGGHTQLILVKGVGDYERWGTTIDDALGECFDKIAKILELGFPGGPALEKAAQTGNPERFQFPRPLAGRSEPDFSFSGLKTAVRKTIQELMPLTEKDIADVCASFQETIACILTERIERAFIRFCTDFPEEKRVFVVAGGVAANSVVRSVLTELCDRCGFRFIAPPHRFCTDNAAMIAWAALERMAAGFDSDSFSVAARSRWPLDSCAVAKLGSGKRGAKA; encoded by the coding sequence ATGGTAAAAAGAAATATTGTTCTTGGTATAGAAAGCAGTTGTGATGAAACAGCAACCGCTATAATAGCTTGTCCTGTTGATGGCCAGGCTGAAATACTTGCTGACATTATACTCTCTCAATCTGAAAAACATAGTGCTTATGGTGGCGTAGTACCAGAGATTGCTGCCCGGGCACATGTAGAAGTTCTTGATGGTTTGATTGCCCAGGCATTATCGCATGCCGGTGTAAAAATTGCAGACATGGATGCAATAGCAGTAACAGCAGGCCCAGGTCTTGTAGGCGGGTTGATTGTTGGGCTTATGACAGCCAAATCAATCGCTTATGCAGCAAGGAAGCCTCTTTATGCCATTAACCATCTGGAAGGCCATGTATTAACCGCACGTCTCCTGGACAGGATTCATTTCCCTTATCTGACTCTTCTGGTTTCCGGAGGGCATACACAGTTAATTCTGGTAAAAGGGGTTGGGGATTATGAACGTTGGGGAACAACAATCGATGATGCCCTTGGAGAGTGTTTTGATAAAATAGCAAAGATACTGGAATTGGGGTTTCCTGGAGGACCTGCTCTTGAAAAGGCTGCACAGACAGGAAATCCGGAACGCTTTCAGTTCCCAAGACCTTTGGCAGGAAGAAGTGAACCGGACTTTTCCTTTTCCGGACTCAAGACTGCTGTGAGGAAAACAATACAGGAACTGATGCCTTTAACAGAGAAGGATATTGCAGATGTTTGCGCTTCTTTTCAAGAGACCATTGCCTGCATTCTTACAGAAAGAATTGAACGCGCATTCATCCGTTTTTGCACTGATTTTCCGGAAGAGAAACGCGTTTTCGTTGTTGCAGGAGGGGTTGCTGCCAATAGTGTAGTTCGTTCTGTCTTGACAGAATTGTGTGACCGATGTGGCTTTCGTTTTATTGCCCCGCCGCATCGTTTTTGTACAGATAATGCGGCAATGATTGCCTGGGCTGCCCTGGAGAGAATGGCAGCAGGTTTCGATTCTGATTCATTTTCAGTCGCAGCGCGTTCGCGTTGGCCATTGGATTCTTGTGCTGTTGCCAAACTGGGTTCTGGAAAACGGGGAGCAAAAGCATGA
- the sdhC gene encoding succinate dehydrogenase, cytochrome b556 subunit encodes MSNLSRGRPLSPHLQVYKLIPTMLMSIMHRITGAAMYFGTVLLAWWLWALSSGPSAFAQFQTFMGYWFFKIIILGYTWALIHHTLSGIRHLIWDMGFWFDTKLSTRLARANVVFSFLLVGILWFVKEFYYR; translated from the coding sequence ATGTCAAACCTATCGCGTGGTCGTCCTTTATCACCACATTTGCAAGTTTATAAACTGATTCCAACAATGCTGATGTCTATCATGCATCGCATAACGGGTGCAGCGATGTATTTTGGAACCGTTTTGCTGGCATGGTGGCTGTGGGCTCTTTCATCAGGCCCATCAGCATTTGCACAATTTCAGACCTTTATGGGCTATTGGTTCTTTAAAATCATTATTTTAGGCTATACATGGGCTCTAATCCATCATACCCTTAGCGGAATAAGACATTTAATCTGGGATATGGGGTTCTGGTTTGATACGAAATTGTCAACAAGGCTTGCCAGGGCAAATGTCGTTTTTTCTTTTCTTTTGGTAGGAATTCTATGGTTCGTGAAGGAATTTTATTATCGGTAG
- a CDS encoding protease inhibitor Inh/omp19 family protein, whose product MPLNIKHVIFVLVVGSLVSACQSGGGNDYPDRYVPPPLAAQPVGSVESQPLSPDGYPVTDPNNPGYPPSGSGYPSSASGYPPSGSGYPPSGSGYPPSGSGYPPSGSGYPPSGSGYPPSGSGYSSSRSGYSPSGELSKGSLPGSWKVSSGMVRCDMYLTLTNLGSGLRGGTRNCYGKLSLMGYWDVVGHQLVLKDRNGNTIVSLNKVADNRFEGVTKDNQPVSVSR is encoded by the coding sequence ATGCCGTTAAACATTAAACATGTCATTTTTGTTCTTGTGGTTGGTTCTCTTGTTTCAGCTTGTCAGAGTGGTGGTGGCAATGATTATCCTGATCGATATGTACCGCCGCCGTTAGCAGCTCAACCTGTTGGTTCAGTGGAATCACAGCCTCTCTCTCCTGATGGTTATCCTGTCACCGATCCAAATAATCCTGGCTATCCACCTTCTGGTTCCGGCTATCCATCTTCTGCCTCCGGTTATCCGCCTTCTGGTTCCGGCTATCCACCTTCTGGCTCTGGCTATCCGCCTTCTGGTTCCGGTTATCCGCCTTCTGGTTCCGGCTATCCGCCTTCTGGTTCCGGCTATCCACCTTCTGGATCTGGCTATTCATCTTCTCGCTCTGGCTATTCGCCTTCTGGAGAGCTTTCGAAGGGATCATTGCCTGGTAGCTGGAAGGTATCAAGCGGCATGGTACGGTGTGATATGTACTTAACACTGACAAATCTTGGTTCAGGTTTGCGTGGTGGGACCCGTAATTGTTATGGAAAATTAAGCCTTATGGGATATTGGGATGTTGTTGGTCATCAGCTTGTTCTTAAGGACCGTAACGGCAATACAATTGTATCCCTGAATAAAGTGGCTGATAATAGATTTGAGGGAGTGACCAAGGATAATCAACCTGTTTCTGTTAGCCGGTAA
- the sdhA gene encoding succinate dehydrogenase flavoprotein subunit: protein MSKKSLSASAVSQAQSYVYVDHAYDVVVVGAGGAGLRATLGMAEQGLKTACITKVFPTRSHTVAAQGGIAAPLANMTPDCWQWHLYDTVKGSDWLGDIDAIQYLTMEASKAVYELEHYGVPFSRNEQGKIYQRPFGGHMQNYGEGPPVQRTCAAADRTGHALLHTLYGQSLKHNAEFFIEYFALDLIMSQDGRCTGVVAWCLENGEIHRFSAKIVVLATGGYGRAYFSATSAHTCTGDGGGMIARAGLPLQDMEFVQFHPTGIYGAGCLITEGARGEGGYLVNSEGERFMERYAPSAKDLASRDVVSRCMMMEIREGRGVGKRKDHIYLYLNHLDPALLHERLPGISESARIFAGVDVTREPIPVLPTVHYNMGGIPTNYWGEVLNPDSTDPDCVSPGLMAVGEASCSSVHGANRLGSNSLIDLVVFGRAAALRAAKIIDRSEAIPSLDIVACDRIVERFDRVRYANGETPTAILREKMQRAMQEDAGVFRSQESLAAGCRRLSVLWNEMSDIKVFDRSMIWNSDLMETLELQNLMANAIVTVYSAEARKESRGSHAREDYKEGPFSGRDDVQWRKHSLCRVNCDTGEIHLEYRPVHIEPISAGIDLHRIAPKARVY from the coding sequence ATGTCCAAAAAATCTTTATCTGCCTCTGCAGTATCACAAGCACAATCTTATGTTTATGTTGATCATGCTTATGATGTCGTCGTCGTCGGTGCTGGAGGCGCAGGCCTGCGGGCAACACTTGGTATGGCTGAGCAGGGATTAAAAACAGCCTGTATTACCAAGGTTTTTCCAACACGTTCACATACAGTGGCGGCTCAGGGAGGGATTGCTGCTCCTCTTGCCAATATGACTCCTGATTGCTGGCAGTGGCATCTTTATGACACAGTGAAAGGCTCGGACTGGCTGGGGGATATCGATGCCATTCAGTATTTGACGATGGAAGCGTCGAAGGCTGTCTATGAGCTTGAACATTACGGTGTACCGTTTTCCCGTAATGAGCAAGGGAAAATATATCAACGGCCTTTTGGCGGACATATGCAAAATTATGGTGAAGGACCTCCAGTCCAAAGGACATGTGCTGCCGCAGACAGGACAGGTCATGCTCTTCTTCATACGTTATATGGACAATCCCTGAAGCATAACGCTGAATTTTTTATCGAATATTTTGCACTTGATCTTATTATGTCTCAGGATGGCCGTTGTACAGGGGTTGTTGCCTGGTGTCTTGAAAATGGGGAAATTCACCGTTTTTCTGCAAAAATAGTTGTTCTGGCAACAGGTGGCTATGGTCGTGCCTATTTTTCGGCAACATCGGCTCATACCTGTACCGGTGATGGTGGAGGTATGATTGCACGTGCAGGTTTACCTTTGCAGGATATGGAATTTGTTCAGTTTCATCCTACCGGTATTTACGGTGCCGGGTGTCTTATTACAGAAGGGGCTCGTGGAGAAGGCGGATATCTTGTCAATTCTGAGGGAGAGCGTTTTATGGAACGTTATGCTCCTTCTGCCAAGGATCTTGCTTCTCGTGATGTTGTTTCCCGTTGCATGATGATGGAAATCAGAGAAGGGCGTGGAGTCGGCAAAAGAAAAGACCATATCTACCTGTATCTCAATCATCTTGATCCTGCTCTTTTGCATGAGCGATTGCCTGGTATTTCAGAGTCAGCAAGAATTTTTGCTGGTGTTGATGTCACACGTGAACCGATTCCGGTTTTGCCAACGGTTCATTATAACATGGGTGGCATTCCTACCAATTATTGGGGAGAGGTTCTGAATCCTGACAGTACGGATCCTGATTGTGTTTCTCCAGGTCTTATGGCTGTTGGCGAGGCTTCCTGTTCCTCGGTACATGGTGCCAATCGATTGGGTTCCAATTCGTTAATAGACCTGGTTGTTTTTGGTCGTGCAGCAGCACTTCGCGCAGCAAAAATCATTGATCGGTCAGAGGCAATTCCTTCTCTTGATATTGTCGCCTGTGATCGTATTGTTGAGCGCTTTGATCGTGTTCGCTATGCGAATGGTGAGACACCAACGGCTATATTGCGTGAAAAAATGCAGCGTGCCATGCAGGAGGACGCTGGCGTCTTTCGGTCGCAGGAATCCCTGGCTGCCGGTTGTAGGCGTCTTTCAGTCTTGTGGAATGAAATGTCGGATATCAAGGTTTTTGATCGTTCCATGATCTGGAATTCAGATCTTATGGAAACCCTTGAATTACAAAATTTAATGGCCAATGCCATTGTAACTGTCTATTCAGCAGAAGCCAGGAAAGAGAGCAGAGGTTCCCATGCACGTGAGGATTATAAAGAGGGGCCTTTTTCCGGACGTGATGATGTTCAATGGCGGAAACATTCTCTTTGCAGGGTGAATTGTGATACAGGCGAGATCCATCTTGAATACCGTCCTGTTCATATTGAGCCAATTTCTGCGGGTATTGATCTTCACAGGATTGCTCCTAAAGCCCGGGTTTATTAA